Proteins from a single region of Haloplanus sp. GDY1:
- a CDS encoding type II toxin-antitoxin system VapC family toxin, which translates to MIVLDRDVLVKLRNSEKSVVQHLKQYRTDEWTIPSHVAWESFQRHGSRSDMLREHQHLRSSLDRILPFTADTALEAAYLDEKLQSQGVKLDPVDLLNLATAHEAGGTFVTHNKNDFDKAPLREIADVDVVLTS; encoded by the coding sequence ATGATCGTTCTTGACAGAGACGTTCTGGTGAAACTCCGAAACTCCGAGAAATCGGTGGTTCAGCATCTCAAGCAGTACCGAACCGACGAATGGACCATTCCATCTCACGTCGCTTGGGAATCGTTTCAGCGCCACGGCAGCCGGAGCGACATGCTCAGGGAACACCAACACCTCCGGTCGAGTCTCGACCGGATACTTCCGTTCACCGCTGACACCGCGCTCGAAGCCGCCTATCTCGACGAAAAACTTCAGTCCCAAGGCGTGAAGCTCGATCCCGTGGACCTCCTGAATCTGGCCACGGCACACGAGGCCGGCGGCACGTTCGTCACCCACAACAAGAACGACTTCGACAAAGCACCCCTCCGCGAGATCGCCGACGTGGACGTCGTTCTCACTTCCTGA
- a CDS encoding glutathione S-transferase N-terminal domain-containing protein gives MPNLELYELPGCPYCAKVKTKLDELGLEYVSHEVPRSHSERTEVEEVSGQTGVPVLVDPDHGVEGMSESDDIVAYLEKTYGA, from the coding sequence ATGCCGAACTTGGAACTCTACGAACTCCCCGGCTGTCCCTACTGCGCGAAGGTAAAGACCAAACTCGACGAACTCGGGCTGGAGTACGTCTCCCACGAGGTGCCGCGCTCGCACTCCGAGCGAACCGAGGTGGAGGAGGTGAGCGGGCAGACGGGCGTGCCCGTCCTCGTCGACCCCGACCACGGCGTGGAGGGGATGTCCGAGAGCGACGACATCGTCGCGTATCTGGAGAAGACGTACGGCGCCTAG
- a CDS encoding DUF502 domain-containing protein, whose translation MSSWRRDVASGLVVLVPILVILFVLNWLYSKVADLPVVDTLPPYYGVPVAIVVFAMLVLSVGYLMRTTVGRLFERGLDSAMNHVPLIRVLYNASKLAVETALTGTEDLQKPVRLETWPGINMTAFKTGQTTADGKEVLFMPTAPNITTGFVIEVAPERIEETGESVEEALTRILSAGFAEDEHAKGIEIAVEDAVNDGEESRSSGTDGEESRSSGTDGEESRSSGTDGGAND comes from the coding sequence ATGTCCTCGTGGAGACGCGACGTGGCCAGCGGACTCGTGGTTCTCGTGCCCATCCTCGTGATCCTGTTCGTCCTCAACTGGCTGTACTCGAAGGTGGCGGACCTCCCCGTCGTCGACACGCTCCCCCCGTACTACGGCGTGCCCGTCGCCATCGTGGTGTTCGCCATGCTGGTGCTGTCGGTCGGCTACCTGATGCGGACGACGGTCGGTCGGCTGTTCGAGCGCGGCCTCGACAGCGCGATGAACCACGTCCCCCTCATTCGGGTGCTGTACAACGCCTCGAAACTCGCCGTCGAGACGGCGCTCACCGGCACCGAGGACCTCCAGAAACCGGTGCGCCTGGAGACGTGGCCCGGCATCAACATGACCGCCTTCAAGACTGGGCAGACGACGGCCGACGGCAAGGAGGTGCTGTTCATGCCCACCGCGCCCAACATCACCACCGGCTTCGTCATCGAGGTGGCCCCCGAGCGCATCGAGGAGACCGGCGAGAGCGTCGAGGAAGCCCTGACGCGCATCCTCAGCGCCGGGTTCGCGGAGGACGAACACGCGAAGGGCATCGAAATCGCCGTCGAGGACGCGGTGAACGACGGCGAGGAGTCACGCTCCTCGGGAACTGACGGCGAGGAGTCACGCTCCTCGGGAACTGACGGCGAGGAGTCACGCTCCTCGGGAACTGACGGCGGCGCGAACGACTAG
- a CDS encoding transcriptional regulator, with the protein MSRSALVGNITAMLQDAGFVVSDRCSIRPKSFDLAARRGDDLLLVKILANVDGLDAETGTEMRRLGSYLSATPLVIGLRTRDEELKPEVVYFRHGIPAINPDTAFDLFVENVSPLIYAAPGGLYVNIDGDLLSDEREERGWSLGRLATELGVSRRTVSKYEDGMNASIEVAVQLEELFDQPFSDPVDVMDGAEDVREADPTPEDPALDPDEDHVLAVLARVGFTVHPTNRAPFTAVSEDGDREIENLLTGHSAFTRSAEKRARIMSSLGEVTRTRSVYVTEEREKRDAVEGTALVSQEELAALRDADDLRDLILERARAPAES; encoded by the coding sequence ATGTCACGGTCAGCACTGGTCGGAAACATCACTGCGATGCTCCAGGACGCGGGATTCGTGGTGAGCGACCGGTGTTCGATTCGTCCCAAGAGCTTCGACCTGGCGGCGCGGCGCGGCGACGACCTGCTCCTGGTGAAGATCCTCGCCAACGTGGACGGCCTCGACGCCGAGACGGGCACCGAGATGCGGCGGCTCGGCTCGTACCTCTCGGCGACGCCGCTCGTCATCGGCCTGCGAACCCGCGACGAGGAGCTGAAACCGGAGGTGGTGTACTTCCGGCACGGCATCCCGGCGATCAACCCCGACACGGCCTTCGACCTGTTCGTCGAGAACGTCTCGCCGCTCATCTACGCGGCGCCCGGCGGTCTCTACGTCAACATCGACGGCGACCTGCTCTCCGACGAGCGGGAGGAGCGCGGCTGGAGTCTGGGTCGGCTGGCGACCGAACTCGGCGTCTCGCGGCGCACCGTCTCGAAGTACGAGGACGGCATGAACGCCAGCATCGAGGTGGCGGTCCAGTTGGAGGAGCTGTTCGACCAGCCGTTCAGCGACCCCGTGGACGTGATGGACGGCGCCGAGGACGTCCGCGAGGCCGACCCGACGCCCGAGGACCCGGCCCTCGACCCCGACGAGGATCACGTCCTCGCGGTCCTCGCCCGCGTCGGCTTCACCGTCCACCCGACGAACCGCGCCCCCTTCACCGCCGTCAGCGAGGACGGCGACCGCGAGATCGAGAACCTGCTCACCGGCCACTCGGCGTTCACCCGGAGCGCGGAGAAGCGCGCCCGGATCATGTCCTCGCTCGGCGAGGTGACCCGGACGCGGTCGGTGTACGTCACCGAGGAGCGCGAGAAGCGCGACGCCGTCGAGGGGACGGCGCTGGTGAGCCAGGAGGAACTCGCGGCGCTTCGGGACGCCGACGACTTGCGGGACCTGATCCTCGAACGCGCGCGGGCGCCGGCCGAGAGCTGA
- a CDS encoding antitoxin VapB family protein: MSTIRVTDDVKERLRDLKRDDESFNDLLDRLSRSEKDVEAIAESLPPVDEEDIEQMDEDRERLNESLENRR; this comes from the coding sequence TGAGCACGATACGAGTCACCGACGACGTGAAAGAGCGGCTTCGAGACCTGAAGCGGGACGACGAGAGTTTCAACGACCTACTGGACCGACTCAGCCGGAGCGAGAAAGACGTCGAAGCGATAGCCGAGTCACTTCCGCCTGTCGACGAGGAAGATATCGAGCAGATGGACGAAGACCGCGAACGACTGAACGAATCGCTGGAGAACCGCCGGTAG
- a CDS encoding ester cyclase, whose amino-acid sequence MTTSQQRQHERAERISDAIVRAYNRGEPDRIDDVFTDDFVCHLTGGGEVHGPAGYKERIDAVRAAFPDFRKEEVFLVVEDDRAAVRYRWSGTHEGEFAGIPPTGKRVETTSAALLRMESDRLAEMWAYSDGETLMQQLESEA is encoded by the coding sequence ATGACGACCAGCCAGCAGCGACAGCACGAGCGAGCCGAACGGATCAGCGACGCCATCGTCCGGGCGTACAACCGGGGCGAGCCGGACCGGATCGACGACGTGTTCACCGACGACTTCGTCTGCCACCTGACCGGGGGTGGCGAAGTCCACGGGCCGGCGGGCTACAAGGAGCGCATCGACGCCGTGCGTGCGGCGTTCCCCGACTTCCGGAAGGAGGAGGTGTTCCTCGTCGTCGAGGACGACCGCGCGGCGGTCCGGTACCGCTGGAGCGGCACGCACGAGGGAGAGTTCGCGGGGATTCCGCCGACCGGAAAGCGCGTCGAGACGACGAGCGCGGCGCTTCTGCGCATGGAGAGCGACCGACTGGCCGAGATGTGGGCCTACAGCGACGGCGAGACGCTGATGCAACAGCTCGAATCCGAGGCGTAG
- the pyrE gene encoding orotate phosphoribosyltransferase, which translates to MTTQDLVDALRDADAVKFGEFELSHGGTSDYYVDKYLFETDPECLRLIAAAFAERIDEPKLAGVALGAVPLVAVTSAETGRPYVIARKQEKEYGTGNRIEGRLDEGDRVVVLEDIATTGKSALDAVDALREAGAVVDRVLVVVDREEGARELLAEHGIELDALLTASDLLAGE; encoded by the coding sequence ATGACGACCCAGGACCTCGTCGACGCGCTCCGTGACGCCGACGCGGTGAAGTTCGGCGAGTTCGAACTCTCCCACGGCGGGACCAGCGACTACTACGTCGACAAGTACCTCTTCGAGACGGACCCGGAGTGTCTGCGCCTGATCGCCGCGGCGTTCGCCGAGCGGATCGACGAGCCGAAACTCGCCGGCGTCGCCCTCGGCGCGGTGCCGCTGGTGGCGGTGACGAGCGCCGAAACCGGCCGACCCTACGTCATCGCCCGCAAGCAGGAAAAGGAGTACGGCACGGGCAACCGCATCGAGGGACGACTCGACGAGGGCGACCGCGTGGTCGTCCTGGAGGACATCGCCACGACGGGCAAGAGCGCCCTCGACGCCGTCGATGCGCTGCGCGAGGCGGGCGCCGTCGTCGACCGGGTGCTGGTGGTCGTCGACCGAGAGGAGGGCGCCCGGGAACTGCTCGCCGAACACGGGATCGAACTCGACGCCCTGCTGACCGCGAGCGACCTGCTGGCCGGGGAGTAG
- a CDS encoding tRNA(Ile)(2)-agmatinylcytidine synthase, whose amino-acid sequence MTLVGLDDTDSRERGMCTTYVATRVAAAIAAAGGDLRERRLVRLNPAVEWKTRGNAALCVETDLDPDRAFDVAAAEIEALAAVEDPRTSPGLVVAAGSAASVPDSVAAFARRALRERIDPGEAERLLDDLNYRNRGWDGGRGRVGALAAVGAGRAFDDWTYEHVAYRELERCGTPREVDRDSVLAAARDAYPDAWDTVDRTEGELVCVPAAPGPILYGIRGDDPGTVRSVARAIEGEPVDREATFVTNQGTDAHLRPGRVGGVEDGRSYRVDGVVDDAPETRAGGHVHLTLREDGATLPCVAFEPTKRFRDRVRALRPGDRVTVCGEVGEGTLKLEKFALRDPVTTERVVPTCPDCGRSMESAGRDQGYRCRDCGTAAPGRVERELDRRLDPGWYEVPPCARRHVAKPLIRGGFDAPTHPER is encoded by the coding sequence GTGACGCTCGTCGGCCTCGACGACACCGACTCCCGGGAACGGGGGATGTGCACGACGTACGTGGCGACCCGCGTCGCCGCGGCCATCGCGGCCGCCGGGGGCGACCTCAGGGAGCGACGGCTGGTCCGCCTCAACCCCGCCGTCGAGTGGAAGACCCGCGGCAACGCCGCGCTGTGTGTCGAGACCGACCTCGACCCCGACCGCGCGTTCGACGTCGCGGCCGCCGAAATCGAGGCGCTGGCTGCCGTCGAGGACCCGCGGACGAGTCCGGGGCTGGTCGTCGCCGCGGGGTCGGCGGCGTCGGTCCCCGACTCGGTCGCCGCGTTCGCCCGCCGCGCGCTCCGGGAGCGGATCGACCCCGGCGAGGCCGAACGCCTGCTCGACGACCTGAACTACCGCAACCGCGGCTGGGACGGCGGCCGGGGGCGGGTTGGCGCCCTCGCGGCCGTCGGCGCCGGGCGCGCCTTCGACGACTGGACCTACGAACACGTCGCGTACCGGGAACTGGAGCGGTGTGGCACGCCCCGGGAGGTCGACCGCGACTCGGTTCTGGCGGCGGCCCGGGACGCCTACCCCGACGCCTGGGACACCGTCGACCGGACGGAGGGGGAACTCGTCTGCGTCCCCGCGGCGCCGGGGCCGATCCTCTACGGCATCCGCGGGGACGACCCCGGGACGGTGCGGTCGGTCGCGCGAGCCATCGAGGGCGAACCGGTCGACCGCGAGGCGACGTTCGTGACGAATCAGGGGACCGACGCCCACCTGCGCCCGGGCCGTGTGGGGGGCGTCGAGGACGGACGGAGCTACCGCGTCGACGGCGTCGTCGACGACGCGCCCGAGACGCGCGCGGGCGGGCACGTCCACCTGACGCTCCGCGAGGACGGCGCGACGCTGCCCTGCGTCGCGTTCGAACCGACAAAGCGGTTCCGCGACCGGGTGCGGGCGCTCCGTCCCGGCGACCGCGTGACCGTCTGTGGCGAGGTGGGAGAGGGCACGCTCAAACTCGAGAAGTTCGCCCTCCGCGACCCCGTGACGACCGAACGCGTCGTGCCGACGTGCCCGGACTGCGGGCGGTCGATGGAGAGCGCCGGGCGGGATCAGGGCTACCGGTGCCGGGACTGCGGGACGGCGGCCCCCGGCAGGGTCGAGCGCGAACTCGACCGTCGCCTCGACCCGGGGTGGTACGAAGTGCCGCCGTGTGCCCGCCGACACGTCGCCAAGCCGCTGATCCGGGGCGGGTTCGACGCGCCGACCCACCCCGAGCGGTGA
- a CDS encoding CDP-2,3-bis-(O-geranylgeranyl)-sn-glycerol synthase yields the protein MVVSLVAGALWAMLPAYVPNNAAVLAGGGRPIDGGRTLGGRRLLGDGKTWRGTAAGTLAGVALAMALNAVRPGVVATLGAGLPVFSLRAAVGLALGAMCGDIGASFLKRRLGRERGAAVPGLDQLDFVVGALVLAALLAPSWTLSTFSPARLAVILVATPLLHVTTNAGAYVLGLKAEPW from the coding sequence ATGGTCGTCTCGCTCGTCGCCGGCGCGCTCTGGGCGATGTTGCCGGCGTACGTCCCGAACAACGCCGCGGTCCTCGCCGGCGGCGGACGCCCCATCGACGGCGGACGGACGCTCGGCGGTCGCCGGCTGCTCGGCGACGGCAAGACGTGGCGCGGTACCGCCGCCGGCACGCTCGCTGGCGTCGCGCTGGCGATGGCGCTCAACGCCGTCCGGCCGGGCGTCGTCGCGACGCTCGGTGCCGGCCTCCCCGTCTTCTCGCTCCGGGCCGCCGTCGGCCTGGCGCTCGGGGCGATGTGTGGCGACATCGGCGCCTCGTTCCTGAAGCGCCGGCTCGGCCGGGAGCGGGGCGCCGCCGTCCCCGGACTCGACCAGCTCGACTTCGTGGTCGGCGCGCTCGTCCTCGCCGCCCTCCTCGCGCCGTCGTGGACGCTGTCGACGTTCTCGCCCGCGCGGCTGGCGGTGATCCTCGTCGCCACGCCGCTCCTGCACGTCACCACGAACGCCGGGGCGTACGTCCTCGGCCTGAAGGCCGAACCGTGGTAA
- a CDS encoding branched-chain amino acid transaminase: MGFEEMREAGDVDTVWMDGEFVDWDDAEVHVLTHGLHYGTGIFEGVRCYDTEEGPAIFRWEEHLDRFYQSGKPYNLDIPFEREELTEATTELIRRQELPSCYIRPVAYYGYDMLGLSPETCPERVAIAVWPWGAYLGEDALEEGVEVTVSSWRKYASSQIPTNAKTTGPYVNSVLASLEAKREGYTEALLLNEEGNVAEGPGENLFLVRDGEIYTPGLAEGILDGITRNTVITLAREQGYTVHDDATISRGELNTADELFFSGTAAEVTPIRKVDNVVVGEGTRGPVTTDIQQAFFDLVERRTDDHEDWFTYVDV, from the coding sequence ATGGGTTTCGAAGAGATGCGCGAGGCCGGCGACGTCGACACGGTCTGGATGGACGGCGAGTTCGTCGACTGGGACGACGCCGAGGTGCACGTCCTCACCCACGGACTCCACTACGGGACGGGGATCTTCGAGGGCGTCCGCTGTTACGACACCGAGGAGGGTCCCGCAATCTTCCGCTGGGAGGAGCATCTGGACCGCTTCTACCAGTCGGGCAAGCCCTACAACCTCGACATCCCCTTCGAGCGCGAGGAACTCACCGAGGCGACGACCGAGCTCATCCGCCGGCAGGAGCTTCCGTCCTGTTACATCCGCCCCGTCGCGTACTACGGCTACGACATGCTGGGGTTGAGTCCGGAGACCTGCCCCGAACGGGTCGCCATCGCCGTCTGGCCCTGGGGCGCCTACCTCGGTGAGGACGCTCTGGAGGAGGGCGTCGAGGTCACCGTCTCCTCGTGGCGCAAGTACGCCTCCTCGCAGATCCCGACCAACGCCAAGACGACGGGGCCGTACGTCAACAGCGTGCTGGCGAGTCTGGAGGCGAAACGCGAGGGGTACACCGAGGCGCTCCTGCTCAACGAGGAGGGGAACGTCGCCGAGGGGCCGGGCGAGAACCTGTTTCTCGTCCGGGACGGCGAGATTTACACCCCCGGACTGGCCGAGGGGATCCTCGACGGCATCACCCGAAACACGGTCATCACGCTCGCACGCGAGCAGGGGTACACCGTCCACGACGACGCGACGATCAGCCGTGGCGAACTCAACACCGCCGACGAACTCTTCTTCTCCGGCACCGCGGCGGAGGTCACGCCGATCCGCAAGGTGGACAACGTCGTCGTCGGCGAGGGGACTCGCGGCCCGGTGACGACCGACATCCAGCAGGCCTTCTTCGACCTAGTTGAGCGGCGCACCGACGACCACGAGGACTGGTTCACGTACGTCGACGTCTAG
- a CDS encoding NCS2 family permease — MALSDSLANYFGFEEHGTDLRTEVLAGTTTFLTMSYIVVVNPSILAGIPGEKPGVTIPGYSLPEVQSMLAVVTIIAAATATLIMALYANRPFGQAPGLGLNAFFAFTVVGALGIPWQTALAAVVVEGIVFIALTAVGAREYVIRAFPEPVKFAVGTGIGLFLAIIRLQAMGIVVDDPATLVQLGAVASDPVAIVSVVGLFLTFALYARGIRGSIVIGIAATALLGWGVANAGIVGSDAADALVASGPSATYDITPLAGAFVSGLADIEAFTFALVVFTFFFVDFFDTAGTLTGVAQIAGFLDENGNLPDIDKPLMADAVGTTVGGMLGTSTVTTYIESASGVEEGGRTGMTALVVALLFLASLAVVPLAAAIPLYASHIALVVIGVVMLGNVVDIAWDDLSYAIPAGMTILVMPLTYSIATGIAAGIVTYPVVKAARGEWSDVRPGHWALAGAFVVYYVVRTNTLA; from the coding sequence ATGGCGCTGAGTGACTCGCTGGCGAACTACTTCGGCTTCGAAGAGCACGGGACGGACCTCCGGACGGAGGTGCTCGCGGGGACCACCACCTTCCTGACGATGTCCTACATCGTCGTGGTGAACCCGAGCATCCTCGCCGGCATCCCCGGGGAGAAACCCGGGGTCACGATCCCGGGGTACAGTCTGCCGGAAGTACAGTCGATGCTCGCGGTGGTCACCATCATCGCGGCGGCGACGGCGACGCTGATCATGGCGCTGTACGCGAACCGGCCGTTCGGACAGGCGCCGGGACTCGGGCTGAACGCCTTCTTCGCGTTCACCGTCGTTGGCGCGCTCGGCATCCCCTGGCAGACCGCACTCGCGGCGGTCGTCGTCGAGGGCATCGTCTTCATCGCCCTCACCGCAGTCGGTGCCCGGGAGTACGTCATCCGGGCGTTCCCCGAACCGGTGAAGTTCGCGGTCGGCACCGGGATCGGCCTGTTCCTGGCTATCATCAGATTACAGGCGATGGGAATCGTCGTCGACGACCCCGCGACGCTGGTCCAGTTGGGGGCGGTCGCCTCCGATCCGGTCGCCATCGTCTCCGTCGTCGGCCTCTTTCTGACGTTCGCGCTCTACGCCCGCGGCATCAGGGGCTCGATCGTCATCGGCATCGCCGCCACCGCGCTGCTGGGGTGGGGCGTCGCCAACGCGGGGATCGTCGGGAGCGACGCCGCGGATGCCCTCGTCGCGAGCGGTCCGAGCGCCACCTACGACATCACCCCCCTCGCCGGCGCCTTCGTCTCCGGACTGGCGGACATCGAGGCGTTCACCTTCGCCTTGGTCGTCTTCACCTTCTTCTTCGTCGACTTCTTCGACACCGCGGGGACACTCACCGGCGTCGCCCAGATCGCCGGCTTCCTCGACGAGAACGGCAACCTGCCCGACATCGACAAGCCGCTGATGGCCGACGCCGTCGGGACCACCGTCGGCGGGATGCTCGGCACCTCGACGGTGACGACGTACATCGAGTCCGCATCGGGCGTCGAGGAGGGCGGCCGGACGGGCATGACCGCCCTCGTGGTCGCCCTGCTCTTTCTCGCGTCGCTGGCGGTCGTGCCGCTCGCCGCGGCCATCCCGCTGTACGCCTCCCACATCGCCCTCGTCGTCATCGGCGTCGTGATGCTCGGCAACGTCGTCGACATCGCGTGGGACGACCTCTCCTACGCGATTCCCGCGGGCATGACCATCCTCGTCATGCCGCTGACCTACTCCATCGCGACGGGCATCGCGGCCGGCATCGTCACCTACCCCGTGGTGAAGGCCGCCCGCGGCGAGTGGAGTGACGTCCGCCCCGGTCACTGGGCGCTCGCGGGCGCGTTCGTCGTGTACTACGTGGTGCGGACGAACACGCTGGCGTAG
- a CDS encoding cupin domain-containing protein, translated as MDGYSIVHPADVPADQFNTCETAVRKLTEPLGATELRVNQVVVEPGEVTTPHTHEGQEEVFVSMDGGQISLAGEVHDVPAGGVVRVAPETVRNLVNHTDETHVWLAFGAPPVGTVEDFGSYVVEERES; from the coding sequence ATGGACGGCTACAGCATCGTCCACCCCGCCGACGTACCGGCCGACCAGTTCAACACGTGTGAGACGGCGGTCCGGAAACTGACGGAGCCGCTCGGAGCGACCGAACTCCGGGTGAATCAGGTCGTCGTGGAGCCGGGCGAGGTGACGACGCCACACACCCACGAGGGACAGGAGGAGGTGTTCGTCTCCATGGACGGCGGCCAGATCTCGCTCGCCGGCGAGGTCCACGACGTGCCCGCCGGCGGCGTCGTCCGCGTCGCCCCGGAGACGGTCCGCAATCTCGTCAACCACACCGACGAGACCCACGTCTGGCTGGCGTTCGGCGCGCCGCCGGTCGGCACCGTCGAGGACTTCGGGTCGTACGTCGTCGAGGAGCGGGAGTCCTAG